Proteins from a genomic interval of Kitasatospora kifunensis:
- the groES gene encoding co-chaperone GroES, with amino-acid sequence MTTASSKVAIKPLEDRIVVQPLDAETTTASGLVIPDTAKEKPQEGVVLAVGPGRFEDGQRLPLDVAVGDIVLYSKYGGTEVKFKGEEYLVLSARDVLAIVEK; translated from the coding sequence GTGACCACCGCCAGCAGCAAGGTTGCCATCAAGCCGCTTGAGGACCGCATCGTGGTCCAGCCGCTCGACGCCGAGACCACCACGGCCTCCGGCCTGGTTATCCCGGACACCGCCAAGGAGAAGCCCCAGGAGGGCGTTGTCCTGGCCGTCGGCCCGGGCCGCTTCGAGGATGGCCAGCGCCTGCCGCTCGACGTCGCCGTCGGCGACATCGTCCTGTACTCGAAGTACGGCGGCACCGAGGTGAAGTTCAAGGGCGAGGAGTACCTCGTCCTCTCGGCGCGCGACGTTCTCGCCATTGTCGAGAAGTAA
- a CDS encoding class I SAM-dependent methyltransferase has product METETFEQLLTEPGQRLLDELHEYAPEQELALATRLRREHPAELVSAALGQARLRQRAEAKFGDDARRMYFTPNGVEQSTRRTVAHWRAQRFAALGVHRLADLCGGIGGDAIALARAGISVLAVDRDPLTCAVATANAAALGLTELIEVRCADVTEVSVDGFDAVFTDPARRTAKGRVFDPAAYSPPLSWAIEAGRRTRFGALKVAPGIPHEAVPEDAEAEWVSDHGEVKEAVLWFGTGPAADAPHRATLLPGPHTLTGGRLPDPPAGPVRRYLYEPDGAVIRAHLVAEVAERLDATLIDPMIAYLTSDQLTPTSYAHAYEITDVLPFNVKKLKALLRQRAVGTVVIKKRGIGLTPEELRRQLKPEGPNSATVFLTRIADTPAMLLAQPAGGAM; this is encoded by the coding sequence GTGGAGACCGAGACCTTTGAGCAGCTGCTGACCGAGCCAGGACAGCGGCTGCTGGACGAACTGCACGAGTACGCCCCCGAGCAGGAGTTGGCGCTGGCCACCCGGCTGCGGCGGGAGCACCCGGCGGAACTGGTCTCGGCGGCCCTGGGTCAGGCGCGACTGCGTCAGCGGGCCGAGGCGAAGTTCGGGGACGACGCGCGGCGGATGTACTTCACCCCCAACGGGGTCGAGCAGTCCACCCGGCGCACCGTCGCCCACTGGCGGGCCCAGCGCTTCGCCGCACTCGGGGTGCACCGGCTGGCCGACCTGTGCGGCGGCATCGGCGGCGACGCGATCGCGCTGGCCCGGGCCGGCATCTCGGTGCTGGCCGTCGACCGGGATCCGCTGACCTGCGCGGTGGCCACCGCGAACGCCGCCGCGCTGGGCTTGACCGAGCTGATCGAGGTGCGCTGCGCGGACGTCACCGAGGTGTCGGTGGACGGCTTCGACGCCGTCTTCACCGACCCGGCGCGCCGCACCGCCAAAGGCCGCGTCTTCGACCCCGCCGCCTACTCCCCGCCGCTCTCCTGGGCCATCGAGGCCGGCCGCCGCACCCGCTTCGGCGCGCTCAAGGTCGCGCCGGGCATCCCGCACGAGGCGGTGCCCGAGGACGCCGAGGCGGAGTGGGTCTCCGACCACGGCGAGGTCAAGGAGGCCGTGCTCTGGTTCGGCACCGGGCCGGCCGCCGACGCCCCGCACCGCGCCACTCTGCTGCCTGGCCCGCACACCCTCACCGGCGGCCGCCTCCCCGACCCGCCCGCCGGGCCGGTGCGCCGCTACCTCTACGAACCGGACGGCGCCGTGATCCGCGCCCACCTGGTCGCCGAGGTCGCCGAGCGGTTGGACGCCACCCTGATCGACCCGATGATCGCCTACCTGACCTCGGATCAACTGACGCCCACCAGCTACGCCCACGCCTACGAGATCACCGACGTGCTTCCGTTCAACGTCAAGAAGCTCAAGGCGCTGCTGCGGCAGCGGGCGGTGGGCACGGTGGTGATCAAGAAGCGCGGCATCGGGCTGACCCCCGAGGAGCTGCGTCGGCAGCTCAAGCCCGAGGGGCCGAACTCGGCGACGGTCTTCCTGACCCGGATCGCCGACACCCCGGCCATGCTGCTGGCTCAGCCGGCCGGCGGCGCGATGTAG
- the groL gene encoding chaperonin GroEL (60 kDa chaperone family; promotes refolding of misfolded polypeptides especially under stressful conditions; forms two stacked rings of heptamers to form a barrel-shaped 14mer; ends can be capped by GroES; misfolded proteins enter the barrel where they are refolded when GroES binds), with the protein MAKILQFDEDARRSLERGVNKLADTVKVTIGPKGRNVVIDKKFGAPTITNDGVTIAREVELDDPYENLGAQLVKEVATKTNDVAGDGTTTATVLAQALVNEGLRNVAAGAGPAALKKGIDKAVAAVTEHLLSVAREIEGKDDIAAVASLSAQDPQVGELIAEAIDKVGKDGVITVEESNTFGVELDFTEGMQFDKGYLSPYFVTDQERQEAVLEDPYILINQGKISSIQELLPLLEKILQGGASKPLLIIAEDVDGEALSTLVVNKIRGTFNAVAVKAPGFGDRRKAILGDLATLTGATVISEEVGLKLDQAGLEVLGTARRVTITKDETTVVDGAGDHEAVAGRVAQIKAEIANTDSDWDREKLQERLAKLAGGVCVIKVGAATEVELKERKHRLEDAISATRAAVEEGIVAGGGTSLVHAQKVLDGGLGLTGDEATGVAVVRKALAEPLRWIAQNAGLEGYVITSKVAELDGNQGFNAATGEYGDLVKAGVIDPVKVTRSALENAASIASLLLTTETLVVEKPAEEEAAAGHSHGGHGHSH; encoded by the coding sequence ATGGCGAAGATCCTGCAGTTTGACGAGGACGCCCGCCGCTCGCTCGAGCGCGGTGTCAACAAGCTGGCCGACACGGTCAAGGTGACCATCGGCCCCAAGGGCCGCAACGTCGTCATCGACAAGAAGTTCGGCGCCCCGACCATCACCAACGACGGTGTCACCATCGCCCGTGAGGTCGAGCTCGACGACCCGTACGAGAACCTTGGCGCGCAGCTCGTCAAGGAGGTCGCCACCAAGACCAACGACGTCGCGGGTGACGGCACCACCACCGCCACCGTGCTGGCCCAGGCCCTGGTCAACGAGGGTCTGCGCAACGTCGCCGCCGGCGCCGGCCCGGCCGCCCTGAAGAAGGGCATCGACAAGGCCGTCGCCGCCGTCACCGAGCACCTGCTCTCGGTCGCCCGCGAGATCGAGGGCAAGGACGACATCGCCGCCGTCGCCTCCCTCTCCGCGCAGGACCCGCAGGTCGGCGAGCTGATCGCCGAGGCGATCGACAAGGTCGGCAAGGACGGTGTGATCACCGTCGAGGAGTCGAACACCTTCGGCGTGGAGCTGGACTTCACCGAGGGCATGCAGTTCGACAAGGGCTACCTGTCGCCGTACTTCGTCACGGACCAGGAGCGCCAGGAGGCGGTCCTGGAGGACCCGTACATCCTGATCAACCAGGGCAAGATCTCCTCGATCCAGGAGCTGCTCCCGCTGCTGGAGAAGATCCTGCAGGGCGGTGCCTCCAAGCCGCTGCTGATCATCGCCGAGGACGTGGACGGCGAGGCGCTCTCCACCCTCGTGGTGAACAAGATCCGTGGCACCTTCAACGCGGTGGCCGTCAAGGCCCCGGGCTTCGGTGACCGCCGCAAGGCCATCCTCGGCGACCTGGCCACCCTGACCGGTGCCACCGTCATCTCCGAGGAGGTCGGCCTCAAGCTCGACCAGGCCGGCCTGGAGGTGCTGGGCACCGCCCGCCGCGTGACCATCACCAAGGACGAGACCACGGTCGTCGACGGTGCCGGTGACCACGAGGCCGTGGCCGGCCGCGTCGCCCAGATCAAGGCCGAGATCGCCAACACCGACTCGGACTGGGACCGCGAGAAGCTGCAGGAGCGCCTGGCCAAGCTGGCCGGCGGCGTCTGCGTGATCAAGGTCGGCGCCGCCACCGAGGTGGAGCTCAAGGAGCGCAAGCACCGCCTGGAGGACGCCATCTCGGCGACCCGCGCCGCGGTCGAGGAGGGCATCGTCGCCGGCGGTGGCACCTCCCTGGTGCACGCGCAGAAGGTGCTGGACGGCGGCCTGGGCCTGACGGGCGACGAGGCCACCGGTGTCGCCGTGGTCCGCAAGGCGCTCGCCGAGCCGCTGCGCTGGATCGCCCAGAACGCCGGCCTGGAGGGCTACGTCATCACCTCCAAGGTCGCCGAGCTGGACGGCAACCAGGGCTTCAACGCCGCCACCGGCGAGTACGGCGACCTGGTGAAGGCCGGCGTCATCGACCCGGTCAAGGTCACCCGCTCCGCGCTGGAGAACGCCGCCTCGATCGCCTCGCTGCTGCTCACCACCGAGACCCTCGTGGTGGAGAAGCCGGCCGAGGAGGAGGCCGCCGCCGGTCACTCGCACGGTGGCCACGGCCACTCGCACTGA